A window of Leclercia adecarboxylata contains these coding sequences:
- a CDS encoding fimbrial protein codes for MSIIRRLIIVLGIVFPLYGYGCNYTTVGAPYSVNYGNIIVQRDVAVGQAISNEIYGSMALAYSCTATGNEGSTAGMKSGVLPYAFTSANGRRVYQTGLPGVGVSVGYYEKSTAGPRSFSGYTWLGADIFTASWSSNPNDVDTSNFQPIIQFWKTGNITSGSVTGQLASFVAWTEQYRGGTAAPEIPVYAGTGSITQVACDITTPNLVFPLGDIPAGNFGDTVGTIPNRGQNTQNLGLNCDSGANINVTLSGIQYPDLGDNSVLALSGQDSPGVADGVGVQLLYNGTPLVLNSTIALKQTAGGQESLPITARYYQTKTAVNTGTANASATLILTYQ; via the coding sequence ATGTCTATTATCAGACGTCTGATCATCGTGCTGGGGATCGTATTTCCGCTGTACGGCTACGGGTGTAATTACACCACTGTCGGCGCGCCTTATTCCGTCAATTACGGGAATATTATCGTGCAGCGTGATGTTGCTGTCGGCCAGGCAATAAGCAATGAAATTTATGGTTCAATGGCGCTGGCCTATAGCTGTACGGCTACCGGCAATGAAGGCTCGACTGCCGGGATGAAAAGCGGGGTATTACCCTATGCGTTTACCTCCGCTAATGGTCGCCGTGTTTATCAAACCGGCTTGCCGGGGGTCGGGGTGTCGGTGGGATACTACGAGAAATCCACCGCCGGCCCAAGATCGTTCAGTGGGTACACCTGGCTCGGGGCCGATATCTTCACGGCTTCATGGTCATCGAACCCGAATGATGTCGACACCAGTAATTTCCAGCCGATTATCCAGTTCTGGAAAACCGGCAATATCACCTCGGGTTCCGTAACCGGCCAACTGGCGTCGTTCGTGGCCTGGACCGAGCAATACCGGGGCGGCACAGCGGCACCGGAAATCCCGGTCTATGCGGGAACCGGTTCGATTACCCAGGTGGCCTGCGACATTACGACGCCAAATCTGGTGTTCCCCCTTGGCGACATCCCGGCAGGCAATTTTGGCGACACCGTTGGCACCATCCCTAATCGCGGGCAGAACACGCAGAACCTCGGCCTGAACTGCGACAGTGGAGCGAATATTAACGTCACGCTGAGCGGGATTCAGTACCCGGACCTGGGTGATAACAGCGTGCTGGCGCTATCCGGTCAGGACTCTCCGGGCGTGGCGGACGGTGTGGGTGTGCAGCTCCTGTATAACGGCACGCCGCTGGTACTGAACAGCACCATTGCACTGAAACAGACCGCGGGGGGGCAGGAGAGTTTGCCCATCACCGCCCGTTACTATCAAACCAAAACCGCGGTAAACACCGGAACCGCAAATGCCAGTGCCACCCTTATCCTCACCTACCAATAA
- a CDS encoding fimbrial protein: MTLNIIAVAFACLFTAGAAAMDAVNIAVKGNIVASPCVFNGGNAVVNVSLGNMQANNMATPASSSTPVPFSLTFTDCPAATQSVTATFNGTADPAAGSNYFKNSGTARNIALGIIDTRSGRLIGSGSSVTQNIGIDRTATMNMQAIAYSSAGGVTPGTLGVAVILTLEYN, from the coding sequence ATGACGCTCAATATCATCGCAGTCGCGTTCGCCTGCCTGTTTACCGCCGGGGCGGCAGCAATGGATGCGGTCAATATCGCCGTGAAAGGCAACATTGTGGCCTCACCCTGCGTATTTAACGGCGGCAACGCGGTTGTGAACGTCAGTCTGGGAAATATGCAGGCAAACAATATGGCGACACCGGCCTCTTCATCCACGCCTGTTCCCTTCAGTCTGACTTTTACCGACTGCCCGGCAGCAACCCAGAGCGTGACGGCCACCTTTAACGGTACCGCCGATCCTGCTGCCGGATCGAATTATTTCAAAAACAGCGGGACAGCGAGAAATATCGCGCTGGGCATTATCGACACCCGGTCAGGGCGCTTAATAGGTTCGGGTAGCAGCGTTACTCAAAATATTGGCATCGATCGCACCGCCACCATGAATATGCAGGCCATTGCGTATTCCAGTGCCGGCGGCGTGACGCCGGGCACCCTCGGCGTCGCGGTGATCCTGACCCTGGAATACAACTAG
- a CDS encoding LuxR C-terminal-related transcriptional regulator — MTVNVLIKETDTLYCYALKNFIGDLFRTEFLSEIHFITEFTRESIRDADIIVLSLCRGEPFICTPELLARDKGVMIGLINGEQYVKETLPGCFKEMAFISRDAPLSDFYQIFRAAWQHLQSGEQKCESHSCADCHHRTLSPRQTVIMASLYQGLSTPEIAKKLHIDYKTVYAHKYDVMQKFQLTSDHDLQVLLSRMREKTMQINLLRECLRS; from the coding sequence ATGACCGTCAACGTGCTTATTAAAGAGACAGATACACTTTACTGTTATGCGCTGAAAAATTTCATTGGCGATCTATTCAGAACAGAGTTCCTGAGTGAGATTCACTTTATTACGGAATTTACCCGGGAGAGTATTCGCGATGCCGATATCATTGTGCTGTCACTTTGCCGTGGCGAGCCATTTATCTGTACACCCGAATTACTGGCCCGGGATAAAGGGGTGATGATTGGTCTCATCAACGGCGAACAGTACGTAAAAGAGACCTTACCGGGCTGTTTTAAAGAGATGGCGTTCATCTCGCGGGATGCTCCCCTGAGCGATTTTTATCAGATTTTCCGGGCGGCCTGGCAACACCTGCAGAGTGGCGAGCAGAAGTGTGAAAGCCACTCCTGTGCTGATTGCCATCACCGGACGTTATCGCCCCGGCAAACCGTGATTATGGCAAGCCTGTACCAGGGACTGTCGACGCCAGAAATTGCCAAAAAACTGCATATTGATTACAAAACGGTGTATGCGCACAAGTATGACGTTATGCAGAAATTTCAGCTGACCAGCGATCACGACCTGCAGGTGCTGTTGTCCAGAATGCGTGAAAAAACCATGCAGATAAATTTATTGCGCGAATGCCTGAGAAGCTGA